In Epinephelus fuscoguttatus linkage group LG6, E.fuscoguttatus.final_Chr_v1, the DNA window GAACTGGTGAGTTTGACACAGGTGAGCTGATCCCGTTCTGTTGCCGTTTTACCTCAGAGTTCAGCTCACAGTCACATCTCATGTGTTTCTCTTGGTTTTACTTCATTTAAACGTCTCTGGCagttttaacagtttttaattAACGTGGTTTATTTGCATGTGTTGCTGCGATGAGCCGAGGatcagcactgctgctgctgcggatTCATAAAGTCATCTTGTGTCTGTGGTTTGGTCCcacatatttaaagtttatcaTTATATATTCAGTGGATCAAAGTAAATTCAGAGCTCGCTACAGAAACCCTCTGTGCAACACCCTTATGTGAGTCCCTCAGGTGTCGTAATTAAGGGGAAAataaaggtgttttgtgcaactggcaCCTGAATCAGAGAAGGGTTTTTCCTAGAGAATTACTCAGTGATTAACAAATGATCAAATTAGTTGTCGATTAATTTAAGAGTTGAAAACTCATCAGTGAGTCGttgcagcaccagcagcagatAAAACTTAATGTAACGACAGAGTGAAGTGTCTGAGTTTATTGGTTGATGAAGATGAGGAGCTGATGAAGGTGTTTCTGCAGCCAAATGATGAACTGCAGCTGATCATCATCTGaactcagtgtgtgttttactcCGACAGTCAGACGTCAGATCCTCAGTCAGAAGActtctcagccaatcagagctcagCGTGCGGCCCCTCACCTGCAGAGAGCCTGAAAGAACCCacaggagacacagaggagcATCGTGGTGCGTTCAGGGCCCTCACTGTTCAGTGTGTAGCTCCAGCTTTACACTCATGACACGTTCAGGGTCCAACGTCCCGCTCAGTGTCTGCGTGTGATCAGTGATCCAACAGGACGCTCAGTGATGAACTCTGACCTTCACGCCACACAGTCTGTCAGAGACACTGCAGCTGAAGAGACTCCAGCGCTGCTGTCCAACGTGTCCTCCAGCTTCCTGTCGTCCCTGATCTGAGGTCTGTTTGAGTCCGGATGGCTCGGCACAGTAAGCTGCAGAAGCAGGTCCTGGCTCTGTACCGGCAGTTCCTGCGGGCCGGCCGGGACAAACCGGGCTTCATCCCTCGAATCCGTGACGAGTTCAGAGAGAACGCTCAGATCAAGAAGACGGACGTGATGCACATCGAGTATCTGTACCGGCGAGGACAGAGACAGCTGGAGCAGCTGAGGGACGTCAACACCAAGCAGCTGGGCTCCTTCTCCAAACCTGCTGACAagagctgacctctgacctctgacctctgagtgACCCCGACACAGACCTCTCAGTGACCTGGTTCACACCTCACTGTGATGCTGAGACGCTGCGTTCAAGTACAGTGGGGACATAACATGATGAAACACGTTTTAGATGTTAAATAGTGTGAAAATGTTCTCTGACTGTTTAGACTGAATAAACTTCTTTGACCtcacctgatgatgatgatgatgatgaaaataaactCAGTGATAATAAAGATTCATGTTGCAGTAATGATCACAGAAGCATAAACCATCAACATGTTAATCCAAGTTACTCATGTTACAGTTACTGACTCAGAGTCCACAGAGCTGTTTGACATCTTACTGAACTGAAAGTTCACGCCTGGAAGGAAACCTGCAATCCAGAACTTTCAGATGAAGATTGAAGCACAGCTTGTGCTGATGCTCAGACTGAGTCTATAGATACATGCTTTAAATGACTACAGTATAAATGGTTAACGCAGACGCTTGTGACTCAGGTGGAATTAAATcaatacaacaaaaacagcagaaatCCACAAAATGTTTGGTAAACACAGGAACAGTGTTTTACTGTATCTGGTGATGTGGAAAGATTCAAATGTTCTGAGTCATAACTGAGAAGATTATTTCATATTTAAGGCTCATCAACATATGTGTGAGACGTCATGGAGTCTCTTTATAAATGACTCATTAGACCATCAAGTTAATGAATCATTTCTATGGATAATTCAGTTCCTGAGcttgttcagttttttttttctaacaaatGCTCATCTCAAGGAAATTGAAtcaaacgcaactggacttagttttgtcttagaagacgtttcacctcttattcATCAGCTTCATCAGTTCTGTCTGACTAGTCTTCTGAGAgaaaactaagtccagttgtGTTGGATTcagttgccttgagataactatgacctggttaaatgagaatatccacaggcatctAACAAATACTGGTTACAGTACACACACTTAATCTGGCTTAAATTACCATTCATTAACACAGGAGGAGTTTGTTAGTGggtcttttcttttcctctctatCTTGGGTCTGTATTAAGGCAGATGTCATGTTATTTATTACATGAATGTAAAAAGTTGTATTTTACAGCAAGAACAAGCTGGAATTGAACCCACGGCTGCTGTGCCAACAAATCTGCCTTCATACATAGCCCGCCTGCTGAACCCATTGAGCTACTGGGCGACTACAACTCCTTAACAACTCAAATACTCCCTGtaatatttattgttttgataCCGGCCTGCAGTTATAAAGTGGTTAAACTGAGCTCCAGCTGTTGCACTCAATGCTGCTCATGTGTCAAAGCATCAATAATAATGTTCCAATAATAAGATAAATCATAATATAACTCTTCAGTGGATCATTCTGCACAACAGATACTTTTACTGTGATACTCAGAGTACATTTTACTGTCAATACTGTTGTACTGAGAAGAGAAAAATGTTTCCTGTGGAGAATGTGTGTAGATGTTGAAATAAACCACGGCTTAAGAGAACTCGGGTATTTTAACAGAGCAGTATACTTACAGTTACTGCAGTATCCGAGTACTTCTTCCTGCACAGTTTTTAGTGTAGTAACATGTTTTCACCGCTGAGCGGCAGCAGCGAGTCTGACTTTAAGCTTGGGCTCAAATATTTGATGAAAACAAAAGGTCAAGATGAGTCTTTCCCAACTAAAACACTGCTAGACCAACACTGGGAATTTGGGGGGAGGAAAAGCAGAATTAAAGTTAATTTTGGAGTCAAGCTAAAAGATAATGCAGGAAAAACAGGCATTCTGGAGAAGAAAGTATCTCCCCCAGTCTGCTGGTCAACTGTTCCACCATGGCTTTTTACAGAACCTGAGATTGATATGAGATTTTTAAATGGTAAGAAGAGGGAAAAGGACGAAAACATCGTTAATAAAATTCAGAAGCACTTGCAGCAAAAATGGAGGTCACATTTACAGATATATACAGATGGGTCAAAAGAACCAGAAAGCAGGAGGGTGGCAATTGGCACAGTAATCCCCCAGTTAGAAGTAAGAAAAGGCTACAGGATATCAGATCACACGTCAGTATACACAGCAGAGATGATGGCAGTTTTGAAGGCTCTGCAGTGGGTGGAGGACAATAAACCAAGTTATACAGTCATATGCAGTGATTCAGCAGCAGCTATACAGACTGTAAAAGAGGCACGTTCCAAGTCCAGACCTGACTTAATAACAGAAATGTGCCTAATATTGTATAGAATTAACAAAATGGGGTGTGAGGTGGGGTTCATCTGGGTACCAGCACATGTGGGCATACAGGGAAATGAGGAAGCAGACGTTGTGGCTAAAAACGCAATAAAGCAGGAAAAAGTAAAACTGGAATTGGATCTTGGATCACCAGAATACTCATCTGTAATAAACCAGGCAGCAAAGGAAATGTGGCAGAACTCATGGGATCAGGAAAGCAAAGGCAGGATATTTTATAATATACAAAGGGACATAGGGAAAAGCAATAATTGCTTTGGTTGCAGCAGGAGAGACGCTGTAGTCATCACCAGAATAAGACTTGGTCATTGTGGTCTTAGGAGTGGGCTGGCCCTGACTGGGAAGCACCCGGATGGACAATGTGAGT includes these proteins:
- the sdhaf1 gene encoding succinate dehydrogenase assembly factor 1, mitochondrial, with the translated sequence MARHSKLQKQVLALYRQFLRAGRDKPGFIPRIRDEFRENAQIKKTDVMHIEYLYRRGQRQLEQLRDVNTKQLGSFSKPADKS